The Arachis hypogaea cultivar Tifrunner chromosome 14, arahy.Tifrunner.gnm2.J5K5, whole genome shotgun sequence genome has a segment encoding these proteins:
- the LOC140178438 gene encoding uncharacterized protein, with translation MHGLDFSEENEYGEVQFELGMQFLSMETFKKALKDVFVWDGRDCMYIKNEKERIRARCAEKNCPWLIYVARNSKIMEFEIKTFHNKHTCGRDYGSNLADWAWVIDKLEKKLATQAKLTPKKATEHMKQDHNVQVHPKMIQRALKAAREIVVGNDKAQYEKLWDYLQELHRSNPGSTADMCVDPIPQSLLLFDKIYICLDACRNGFVKGCRPLIGLDGCFLKGYYGGQLLTAMSLDTNNHVFVIAYAVRKHRELDVVLNSATG, from the coding sequence ATGCATGGACTTGATTTCAGTGAAGAAAATGAATATGGAGAGGTTCAGTTTGAGCTTGGAATGCAATTTTTGAGTATGGAGACATTTAAGAAGGCCTTGAAGGATGTATTTGTCTGGGATGGAAGAGATTGCATGTATATCAAGAATGAGAAGGAGAGGATCAGGGCTAGATGTGCAGAGAAAAACTGTCCATGGTTGATATACGTGGCAAGGAACTCAAAAATAATGGAATTTGAGATAAAAACATTTCACAACAAGCATACATGTGGAAGGGATTATGGAAGCAACTTGGCCGATTGGGCATGGGTCATAGATAAGCTAGAAAAAAAGTTGGCAACACAGGCTAAGCTGACACCGAAGAAAGCAACGGAGCATATGAAACAGGACCACAATGTTCAGGTCCATCCAAAAATGATCCAAAGGGCTTTGAAAGCAGCTAGGGAAATTGTTGTTGGAAATGACAAGGCACAATATGAAAAGTTGTGGGATTATTTACAAGAGTTGCATAGGAGTAACCCAGGCAGCACGGCTGACATGTGTGTTGACCCAATTCCACAGTCTCTACTGCTGTTTGATAAAATTTACATATGCTTAGATGCATGCAGAAATGGATTTGTTAAGGGTTGTAGACCACTAATAGGCCTAGATGGATGCTTTTTAAAGGGGTATTATGGAGGCCAACTCCTAACTGCAATGTCACTTGATACCAACAACCATGTATTCGTTATTGCATATGCTGTGAGAAAACACAGAGAACTGGATGTGGTTCTTAACTCGGCTACAGGATGA
- the LOC112741211 gene encoding protein S40-6, which produces MAKGRKLTTSRSDRFLGTYPQAQSSAGDPSELREEDIWSTADDTDAATAAYADWETISAAESNGGGGATYRRRISHDGHRQSGGLSLAFEDPACNAAATPRVVHQFRPRDGGTAAASPRGRHVATSAPVNVPDWSKILRVDSAESLHGGGEDDDFDDGASEMVPPHEYLARSRKAAANSVFEGVGRTLKGRDMSRVRDAVWSQTGFDG; this is translated from the coding sequence ATGGCCAAGGGTCGCAAGCTAACCACCAGCCGTAGCGATCGCTTCCTCGGAACCTACCCCCAGGCCCAATCGTCCGCCGGAGATCCATCGGAGCTCCGGGAAGAGGACATCTGGTCCACGGCGGACGATACCGATGCCGCCACCGCAGCTTACGCCGATTGGGAGACAATTTCCGCTGCGGAGTCAAACGGTGGCGGTGGCGCGACGTACCGTCGCCGGATTTCCCACGATGGTCACCGACAATCCGGTGGATTGTCGCTGGCGTTTGAGGATCCGGCTTGCAATGCTGCGGCGACGCCAAGAGTCGTACACCAGTTCCGCCCTCGCGACGGCGGTACTGCTGCGGCTTCGCCGAGGGGGCGCCACGTGGCGACGTCGGCGCCAGTTAACGTGCCGGATTGGAGCAAGATACTCCGAGTGGACTCGGCCGAGTCGCTGCACGGCGGTGGCGAGGATGACGATTTTGACGACGGCGCGTCGGAGATGGTTCCGCCGCATGAGTACTTGGCACGAAGCCGGAAGGCGGCGGCGAACTCGGTTTTCGAGGGAGTCGGGCGAACCTTGAAGGGCCGGGACATGAGCCGGGTACGTGATGCCGTTTGGAGCCAGACCGGGTTCGATGGATGA